In Micromonospora sp. WMMD980, the following are encoded in one genomic region:
- a CDS encoding DUF692 domain-containing protein, giving the protein MRELLELRWVHGLRHGELTGRPAHAAQALGRHRSPHPHKLPQEDAMSKALPRLGAGLGYRTALHQDIVANADRIDFLEVISDQYLYAPPEKLLRLLELGDAFPLIPHGVGLSVGTAAPLDGEYLDRLAQFVEATRGHWFSDHLSFTKTPDVDVEQLTPVWFTEESLEAVCRNVRQLKARIPEPPFLLENVTYYFPIPDNDLSEADFITRVLEETDTGLLIDVNNIWINSVNLGFDPYEFLNSIPLERVVQMHIAGGVELAGMLVDTHSSAVNEQVWALAAHVMERAPVKAILLEWDSDWPEFAELLDHLDRARDLLPTPAKAGS; this is encoded by the coding sequence TTGCGCGAGCTGCTCGAGCTGCGGTGGGTGCACGGGCTGCGGCATGGAGAGCTGACCGGCCGTCCCGCCCACGCCGCGCAGGCCCTAGGCCGGCACCGCAGCCCGCACCCTCACAAGCTTCCACAGGAGGATGCAATGAGCAAGGCTCTACCACGGCTCGGCGCCGGCCTGGGGTACCGCACGGCGCTGCATCAGGACATCGTCGCCAACGCCGACCGGATCGACTTTCTCGAAGTCATCTCCGACCAGTATCTGTACGCACCGCCGGAGAAGCTCCTGCGGCTGTTGGAGCTTGGCGACGCGTTCCCACTCATTCCTCACGGGGTCGGCCTGTCCGTCGGTACGGCGGCACCCCTCGACGGCGAATACCTCGATCGGTTGGCGCAATTCGTTGAAGCGACGCGGGGCCACTGGTTCAGCGACCATCTCAGCTTCACCAAGACACCCGACGTCGATGTCGAGCAGCTCACCCCCGTGTGGTTCACGGAGGAGAGCCTCGAAGCGGTCTGCCGCAACGTCCGGCAATTGAAGGCGCGAATTCCGGAACCGCCGTTCCTGCTGGAGAACGTCACCTACTACTTCCCGATCCCGGACAACGACCTCAGCGAGGCTGACTTCATCACGCGGGTGCTCGAGGAAACCGACACCGGTCTGCTCATCGACGTGAACAACATCTGGATCAACTCAGTAAACCTGGGCTTCGACCCGTACGAGTTCCTGAACTCGATTCCATTGGAACGGGTTGTGCAGATGCACATCGCCGGCGGGGTCGAGTTGGCCGGCATGCTCGTCGACACCCACAGTAGCGCGGTCAACGAGCAGGTGTGGGCGCTCGCCGCCCACGTCATGGAACGGGCGCCGGTCAAGGCCATCCTGCTCGAATGGGATTCCGACTGGCCGGAGTTCGCCGAACTGCTGGACCACCTCGACCGGGCTCGTGACCTGTTGCCCACCCCGGCGAAAGCCGGGTCATGA
- the asnB gene encoding asparagine synthase (glutamine-hydrolyzing) yields the protein MCGITGIFGTADRSALTAMTDSLRHRGPDDEGRYLGKLAGMGHRRLSIIGIDNGAQPIRGDRRDVYVVANCEIYNYRQLRDELRRRGHHFGTDSDAEVIVHLYEEYGDRCVEHLQGMFAFAVADGDRLLLARDRFGIKPLHYAEVGAGLLFASEVKALLQSRLLTPQIDEEALADTAVFGHPAGPGTLLRGVASLPPGHTLSAVLADDQVVTTVTRYHTLPEAESDPMPFADAAAGLTELLRATVRSHLMAEVEIGITLSGGLDSTILARLMRELHDGPIRAYTIGDHADHPDVVQARRLAARLGLDHHVSILTFQDFVATIPRYLTAAEQPAGLGGIALNFLCRRIGGDVKVCLNGEGADEVFGGYGEYVNRSFRTRRMVERLAALDASGRPVSGRGREYLDSLTADQPFPQYLRMLFAENMREQLTRDHLELLDASSMAASLEMRVPFLDHHVVEFAFRQPLAYRVDWELGITKRLLKQAVLRTWGDEVDLVGSVLRRKIGAPTSVLGHRERFIRLCEQVLPADYLRDDEYGTFFEQKSDLLVFNLYQEIFVRCRGVLPDGFTMLDFMAQQARRPALSVAG from the coding sequence ATGTGCGGCATCACCGGGATCTTCGGGACGGCCGACCGGTCGGCCCTGACGGCGATGACGGACTCGTTGCGTCACCGCGGCCCCGATGACGAGGGCCGGTACCTCGGGAAGCTCGCGGGCATGGGCCACCGGCGGCTGAGCATCATCGGGATCGACAACGGTGCCCAACCGATCCGGGGCGACCGACGCGACGTGTACGTGGTGGCCAACTGCGAGATCTACAACTACCGGCAGCTCCGCGACGAACTGCGGCGGCGGGGACACCACTTCGGCACGGACTCGGACGCCGAGGTCATCGTGCACCTCTACGAGGAGTACGGAGACCGTTGCGTCGAACATCTGCAGGGGATGTTCGCGTTCGCGGTCGCCGACGGGGACCGCCTGCTGCTGGCCCGTGACCGCTTCGGTATCAAGCCGCTGCACTACGCCGAGGTCGGTGCGGGCCTGCTGTTCGCGTCGGAGGTCAAGGCGCTGCTACAGAGCCGGCTGCTGACCCCGCAGATCGACGAGGAAGCGCTGGCCGACACGGCCGTGTTCGGTCATCCCGCCGGCCCCGGCACCCTGCTGCGGGGGGTGGCGAGCTTGCCACCCGGCCACACGCTGAGCGCGGTTCTGGCGGACGACCAGGTTGTCACCACCGTCACCCGCTACCACACGTTGCCCGAGGCGGAATCCGACCCGATGCCGTTCGCCGATGCCGCCGCCGGCCTGACGGAGCTGCTGCGGGCCACCGTCCGGTCGCACCTGATGGCCGAGGTGGAGATCGGGATCACTCTCTCCGGCGGCCTCGACTCGACGATCCTCGCGCGGCTCATGCGCGAACTGCACGACGGTCCGATCCGCGCCTACACCATCGGGGACCACGCGGACCATCCCGACGTGGTCCAGGCCCGGCGGCTGGCCGCGCGCCTTGGCCTGGATCACCATGTGTCGATCCTGACGTTCCAGGATTTCGTCGCGACCATCCCGCGCTACCTCACCGCCGCCGAGCAGCCCGCCGGCCTCGGCGGCATCGCGCTCAACTTCCTGTGCCGGCGGATCGGCGGCGACGTCAAGGTGTGCCTCAACGGAGAAGGCGCGGACGAGGTTTTCGGCGGCTACGGCGAGTACGTCAACCGGTCTTTCCGAACCCGGCGGATGGTCGAACGTCTCGCCGCTCTCGATGCGTCGGGTCGTCCGGTCAGCGGGCGGGGGCGGGAATACCTCGATTCGCTCACCGCCGACCAGCCGTTCCCTCAGTACCTTCGGATGCTGTTCGCGGAGAACATGCGGGAGCAGCTCACCCGGGACCACCTCGAACTCCTGGACGCTTCGTCGATGGCGGCGAGCCTGGAGATGCGGGTGCCGTTCCTCGACCACCACGTGGTCGAGTTCGCGTTTCGTCAACCGCTGGCATACCGGGTCGACTGGGAGTTGGGCATCACCAAGCGACTGCTCAAGCAGGCCGTCCTGAGGACCTGGGGCGACGAGGTCGATCTGGTGGGCAGTGTGCTGCGACGCAAGATCGGAGCCCCGACCTCCGTCCTCGGGCACCGGGAGCGGTTCATCCGCCTTTGCGAACAGGTGTTGCCGGCGGACTACCTCCGCGACGACGAGTACGGCACGTTCTTCGAACAGAAGTCCGACCTGCTGGTCTTCAACCTCTACCAGGAGATCTTCGTCCGATGCCGTGGTGTGCTCCCCGACGGGTTCACCATGCTGGACTTCATGGCGCAGCAGGCTCGCCGGCCGGCCCTGTCCGTGGCCGGCTGA
- a CDS encoding amino acid adenylation domain-containing protein: protein MNLVEIFQRRVVAHPERMALSAEGEALSYGELNERANQLAHLLLKNGIGSSSPVGVHVDRGSDAVVALLGVLKAGGCCVPLDPEYPTERLQLMLRDSGAAFLVTQERAKGRFGEHGPSEVVLNWSDASLADSPRDDPDASYAGSDLAYIIYTSGSTGEPKGVEIEQDALRDNATKTARLFGLAQDDVVFQFSSLSFASSIGQIFAPLVSGGRVVLKGRQYSAAQLVKYISDQGVTVLWLTPSMIRYLTQRDDASIARLGPPLRLLRSGGEALTMSLVRHWFAHSSVPLLNVYGPTEAVQDITACLMTEVPHVISIGRPIFDAETFVLDDSGETVPVGVAGGLFFTTPGMARGYLNRPDLTAERFEWRTVNGRRLRMYRTGDMARVLPDGGLDFLGRQDRQFKLRGYRVEPVEIEERLNAHSAVASSAVIVSAGAAGIERLVAYYVLREGTGPDDSELRNWCRQALPLHIVPSKYVRVDRLPLTQNGKLDQRALRELSAEVTPEA, encoded by the coding sequence ATGAACCTTGTGGAGATATTTCAGCGACGTGTGGTGGCGCATCCCGAGCGTATGGCACTGTCAGCGGAAGGTGAGGCCCTGTCCTACGGTGAGTTGAACGAGCGCGCGAACCAGTTGGCGCATCTGCTGTTGAAGAATGGAATCGGATCGTCCTCACCGGTGGGAGTGCATGTCGATCGCGGTAGCGACGCGGTGGTCGCGTTGCTGGGCGTGCTGAAGGCTGGCGGCTGTTGCGTTCCCTTGGATCCCGAATATCCGACCGAACGGCTTCAGTTGATGCTGCGGGACTCCGGCGCGGCGTTCCTTGTGACCCAGGAGCGCGCGAAGGGACGGTTCGGCGAGCATGGCCCGAGCGAGGTCGTTCTGAACTGGTCCGATGCGAGCTTGGCGGATTCACCTCGAGATGATCCGGATGCGTCGTACGCGGGATCAGATCTGGCGTACATCATATACACCTCCGGCTCCACTGGTGAGCCGAAAGGTGTGGAGATCGAGCAGGATGCGCTGCGGGACAACGCGACCAAGACAGCGCGGCTATTCGGGTTGGCCCAGGACGACGTCGTATTTCAATTTTCGTCTCTGTCATTCGCGTCTTCTATCGGGCAGATTTTCGCGCCGCTGGTTTCCGGTGGCCGGGTCGTTCTCAAGGGCCGGCAGTACAGTGCCGCGCAGCTTGTGAAGTACATCAGTGATCAGGGTGTGACGGTTTTGTGGTTGACGCCTTCGATGATCAGATATCTGACCCAACGAGATGACGCGTCGATCGCTCGGCTCGGGCCACCGTTGCGGTTGCTGCGCAGCGGTGGCGAAGCGCTCACCATGTCACTGGTGCGCCACTGGTTCGCGCACAGTTCGGTGCCGCTGTTGAATGTATACGGTCCGACCGAGGCAGTCCAGGACATCACGGCCTGTCTCATGACCGAGGTTCCCCATGTCATCTCGATCGGTCGGCCGATCTTCGATGCGGAAACGTTCGTGCTCGACGACTCGGGCGAGACGGTGCCGGTGGGTGTGGCAGGTGGCCTTTTCTTCACCACTCCGGGTATGGCGCGGGGCTACCTCAACCGACCGGACTTGACGGCCGAACGTTTCGAATGGCGGACAGTCAACGGCCGTCGGCTGCGGATGTACCGGACGGGCGACATGGCGCGTGTCCTGCCCGACGGAGGGCTCGATTTCCTGGGTAGGCAAGACCGACAGTTCAAGCTTCGCGGCTACCGGGTCGAGCCAGTGGAGATCGAGGAGCGGTTGAATGCCCACAGCGCTGTGGCCAGTTCGGCCGTCATCGTGTCGGCGGGCGCGGCTGGGATCGAGCGGTTGGTGGCGTACTACGTTCTCCGAGAGGGCACCGGCCCGGACGACTCCGAGTTGCGCAACTGGTGCAGGCAGGCGCTGCCGTTGCACATCGTGCCCAGCAAGTATGTCCGAGTAGACCGGCTGCCGCTCACACAGAACGGTAAACTTGATCAGCGTGCTTTGCGTGAGTTGAGCGCGGAAGTGACCCCCGAGGCTTAG
- a CDS encoding IS5 family transposase has translation MLPSPQWMGRPEKHPRRAVIDAILYVVRTGCAWRYLPVDFPPWQTVYAHFARLNRRGVTERILTELREQIRVAHGREPEPTAGIIDSQSVRGADTVPRDSRGYDAGKKINGRKRFIVTDTLGLLVTVWVLAASWQDRDGAKGALLATYAATPIRHVFADSGFAGRLVDWARDLLRTTVEIVRKPADQRGFVVHPRRWVVERTLAWLTAHRRLARDYETHRATSEAMIRWAALGGMLRRLARGEAATRQQRLTFNTPD, from the coding sequence ATGCTGCCGTCCCCGCAGTGGATGGGCAGACCGGAGAAGCATCCACGGCGGGCGGTCATCGACGCCATCTTGTACGTGGTGCGCACCGGTTGCGCGTGGCGGTACCTGCCGGTGGACTTCCCGCCGTGGCAGACCGTGTACGCGCACTTCGCCCGGTTGAACAGGCGGGGTGTGACCGAGCGGATCCTGACCGAGTTACGCGAGCAGATCCGGGTGGCTCACGGCCGCGAGCCCGAGCCCACGGCGGGAATCATCGACTCGCAGAGCGTGAGAGGCGCCGACACCGTGCCACGGGACTCCCGCGGCTACGACGCCGGGAAGAAGATCAACGGCCGGAAACGGTTCATCGTCACCGACACCCTCGGCTTGCTGGTCACCGTCTGGGTACTCGCGGCGTCATGGCAGGACCGCGACGGCGCCAAAGGCGCCCTGCTCGCCACCTACGCGGCCACCCCCATCCGGCACGTCTTCGCCGACTCCGGCTTCGCCGGCCGTCTCGTCGACTGGGCCCGTGACCTGCTGCGCACGACCGTCGAGATCGTCCGCAAACCCGCCGACCAACGAGGGTTCGTCGTGCACCCACGCCGCTGGGTCGTGGAGCGGACCCTGGCCTGGCTCACCGCGCACCGCCGCCTGGCCCGCGACTACGAAACCCACCGCGCGACGTCCGAGGCCATGATCAGATGGGCTGCGCTCGGCGGCATGCTCCGCCGCCTTGCCCGAGGCGAAGCCGCCACCCGCCAACAACGCCTCACCTTCAACACACCCGACTGA
- a CDS encoding ABC transporter ATP-binding protein: MIALLRPLLRTYRGSVLLGIGAAILQTAAALTIPYLMKVAIDDGILVGNVTVLSLAALAGVVLAGLEVLAARTQIRAVARAGHGMLSSTRVALFAHLQRLPMQYHEHNRPGRQVASLTADIEAMSGFLTQGFVTLFVSTLTLTGTAVVLFLLDAGLAVACLVVMPVLALATRWFRRRSAVAWRQVRETATAVTVELQQALTAIAVIQAFRHERATLDRLAAADGEERRAKAATVRTAGIYFPTLDLCSALATVAVLAMGARSVSADGLEIGTLTAFLLYLRGFFSPIYELSSVYDTLQSAVAGAERVIDILATPVTVPEPASPVQLPDPRGAVTLSEVTFGYPDHDGLSGPDVLHDVNLAVAAGSTVVIIGPSGAGKSTLVKLMLRFYDPQCGRVTLDGVDVRRLAHSDLRRAIAYVPQEGYLFTGSISDNIRMGNPTATDDEIEAAARTLGVWSVLSTTPEGLDTPVGVRGMALSASQRQVIAILRAWMADPTVLIWDEATSSLDVETDQRVQDATRLLRAGRTMIVVTHDLLRSLDADSVALVRNGRVVAYGTPAELLATERWLSEGIQRPTLAAHGQPTAYAEEPARTVGIGTDPS, encoded by the coding sequence GTGATCGCGCTCCTGCGACCGCTGCTCCGGACCTACCGGGGGTCGGTTCTGCTCGGCATCGGGGCGGCCATCCTCCAGACCGCTGCCGCGCTCACCATTCCGTACCTGATGAAGGTCGCCATCGACGACGGGATCCTGGTCGGAAACGTCACGGTGCTGTCCCTCGCGGCGCTGGCCGGCGTCGTGCTGGCCGGCCTGGAGGTGCTCGCGGCCCGTACCCAGATCCGCGCGGTGGCCCGCGCAGGGCACGGCATGCTCTCCAGCACTCGGGTCGCGCTCTTCGCACACCTGCAACGGCTGCCGATGCAGTACCACGAACACAACCGTCCGGGCCGGCAGGTCGCCAGCCTGACCGCGGACATCGAGGCGATGAGTGGGTTCCTGACCCAGGGATTCGTCACCCTCTTCGTCAGTACGCTCACCCTCACCGGTACGGCGGTCGTGCTCTTCCTGCTCGACGCCGGGCTGGCGGTCGCCTGCCTCGTCGTGATGCCGGTGCTGGCACTGGCGACGAGGTGGTTCCGCCGTCGGTCCGCGGTCGCCTGGCGACAGGTGCGGGAGACCGCGACCGCAGTCACCGTCGAGCTGCAGCAGGCCCTAACCGCCATTGCGGTCATCCAGGCGTTCCGCCACGAGCGGGCAACACTCGACCGGCTCGCCGCGGCTGACGGCGAGGAGCGGCGGGCCAAAGCCGCCACGGTCCGCACCGCCGGGATCTACTTTCCCACCCTCGACCTCTGCTCCGCCCTGGCCACCGTCGCCGTCCTCGCCATGGGGGCTCGTTCCGTCTCCGCCGATGGTCTGGAGATCGGCACCCTCACCGCCTTCCTTCTCTACCTGCGCGGCTTCTTCAGTCCGATCTACGAGTTGTCCTCCGTGTACGACACCCTCCAGTCGGCCGTGGCGGGGGCCGAACGGGTCATCGACATCCTGGCGACACCGGTGACGGTGCCCGAACCGGCGTCGCCGGTGCAACTCCCGGACCCACGCGGCGCGGTCACCCTGTCCGAGGTGACCTTCGGCTACCCCGACCACGACGGCCTCAGCGGACCGGATGTGCTGCACGACGTCAACCTGGCCGTCGCCGCGGGCAGCACCGTTGTCATCATCGGCCCCAGCGGAGCCGGCAAGTCCACGCTGGTGAAGCTAATGCTGCGCTTCTATGACCCCCAGTGCGGGCGAGTCACCCTGGACGGGGTCGACGTCCGTCGACTAGCCCACTCGGACCTACGTCGCGCGATCGCCTACGTGCCACAGGAGGGGTATCTGTTCACTGGCTCCATCTCGGACAACATCCGGATGGGCAACCCGACGGCCACCGACGACGAGATCGAGGCCGCCGCACGCACGCTTGGCGTCTGGTCAGTCCTGTCCACCACACCTGAGGGCCTCGACACACCCGTCGGCGTACGTGGTATGGCTCTGTCCGCGAGCCAGCGCCAGGTGATCGCGATCCTGCGCGCGTGGATGGCGGACCCGACGGTGTTGATCTGGGACGAGGCGACCAGCAGCCTGGATGTCGAGACCGACCAGAGGGTTCAGGATGCCACCCGCCTGCTGCGGGCCGGGCGCACCATGATCGTCGTAACCCACGACCTGCTCCGGAGCCTGGACGCCGACTCGGTGGCGCTGGTGCGGAACGGGCGGGTGGTGGCGTACGGGACGCCTGCGGAACTGCTGGCCACGGAGCGCTGGCTGTCCGAGGGCATCCAGCGGCCGACCCTCGCAGCCCACGGCCAGCCCACCGCCTATGCCGAGGAACCGGCGCGGACGGTCGGCATAGGGACGGATCCGAGTTGA
- a CDS encoding ABC transporter ATP-binding protein encodes MPTDTAHQRDALLRVLGLLRRQRWAAATAVALGVVVILLTNALPLVIRRIIDHGLLHDSDATTSGLALLLGLAALRWLGDVVRREVSGQVGLRLEADLRARLFGHLLSLDAGWHGRTEAGRVLSLVGSDLRIVRAFVSYSALFILLNTLTAAAALIQIWRLSWPVGVAATAVLPLFGLVTIGYGRRTFAASAGLQERVAALTTHAEENAAGMRVVKGLGRENEEVQAFTRRSAEVRDHNVALSALQARYLPWTIGLPEVGLVLIVWFGGYLTIRESLTVGTLVALSTYMALLVWPVSSMVGLFGSARRAAASAARVFAVLDEPLTVADRPGAVDLPRASGGASVTFDDLCFRYPGGTWPGLRRIRLDVAAGEHVTIEGVGGSGKSALAGLLVRLWLPDSGRLMADGIDVADLTLDSVRAAVGYVPQDAVLFNGTVRENLLVGHPTATATQLDRALRLAAADELVRTLPKGLQTVVGDHGHLLSGGQRQRLALARAVLPEPRVLVLDDALTQIDTETRRRVRNRLEELAGAVTVLHLTRPGATGQPHGRVVTLTPDGALREITGAGGGHR; translated from the coding sequence ATGCCAACCGACACCGCGCACCAGCGGGACGCCCTGCTCCGCGTCCTGGGCCTGCTCCGACGGCAGCGGTGGGCGGCGGCAACCGCGGTGGCACTCGGTGTCGTGGTCATCCTGCTGACCAATGCGCTGCCGCTGGTGATCCGGCGCATCATCGATCACGGCCTGTTGCACGACAGCGACGCCACGACCTCCGGGCTCGCGCTGCTGCTCGGGCTCGCCGCTCTCCGCTGGCTCGGAGACGTGGTACGCCGAGAGGTTAGCGGCCAGGTCGGGCTGCGCCTGGAGGCGGACCTACGGGCTCGGCTCTTCGGGCACCTGCTCTCGCTGGACGCCGGGTGGCACGGCCGCACGGAGGCCGGGCGGGTGCTCTCCCTCGTCGGCTCCGACCTGCGAATCGTCCGCGCCTTCGTCTCCTACTCCGCCTTGTTCATCCTCCTCAACACGCTGACCGCAGCCGCCGCCCTGATCCAGATCTGGCGCCTGTCTTGGCCGGTCGGGGTGGCCGCCACCGCTGTCCTGCCGCTGTTCGGGCTGGTCACCATCGGCTATGGGCGTCGGACGTTCGCCGCCTCCGCCGGGCTTCAGGAACGGGTGGCCGCCCTCACCACGCACGCCGAGGAGAACGCGGCCGGGATGCGCGTCGTCAAGGGCCTCGGCCGCGAGAACGAGGAAGTTCAGGCGTTCACTCGCCGGTCGGCCGAGGTCCGTGACCACAACGTGGCCCTGTCCGCGCTCCAGGCCCGTTACCTGCCGTGGACGATCGGCCTGCCCGAGGTCGGCCTGGTGCTCATCGTGTGGTTCGGCGGCTACCTGACGATCCGGGAATCGCTGACGGTGGGCACACTCGTGGCGCTGAGCACCTACATGGCATTGCTGGTGTGGCCGGTCAGCTCCATGGTCGGGCTGTTCGGCTCCGCCCGGCGAGCCGCCGCCAGCGCGGCTCGGGTCTTCGCGGTTCTGGACGAGCCCCTGACGGTGGCTGACCGTCCCGGTGCGGTCGACCTGCCCCGAGCGTCAGGTGGCGCCTCCGTCACCTTCGACGACCTCTGCTTCCGGTACCCCGGCGGGACCTGGCCCGGCCTGCGGCGGATCCGACTGGACGTGGCCGCAGGTGAACACGTGACAATCGAGGGCGTCGGTGGTTCCGGCAAGTCCGCGCTGGCCGGGCTGCTGGTGCGACTCTGGCTGCCGGACTCCGGCCGCCTGATGGCCGACGGCATCGACGTCGCCGACCTCACGCTCGACTCGGTGCGCGCCGCGGTGGGTTACGTGCCACAGGACGCCGTCCTGTTCAACGGCACCGTCCGGGAAAACCTCCTCGTCGGTCACCCGACCGCGACCGCGACCCAACTCGACCGGGCCCTGCGCCTGGCCGCCGCCGACGAGTTGGTGCGGACGTTGCCCAAGGGGTTGCAGACCGTCGTCGGTGACCACGGGCATCTGCTCTCCGGCGGGCAGCGCCAGCGGTTGGCCCTGGCCCGCGCGGTACTACCGGAACCCCGGGTTCTCGTCCTCGACGACGCACTGACCCAAATCGACACGGAAACCAGACGGCGTGTTCGCAACCGGCTCGAGGAACTGGCCGGCGCGGTCACCGTCCTGCACCTGACCCGACCCGGCGCTACGGGACAACCCCACGGGCGGGTGGTCACCCTGACTCCCGACGGCGCCTTGCGCGAGATCACCGGCGCGGGCGGTGGGCACCGGTGA
- a CDS encoding ISAs1 family transposase, which produces MPALPSSLISSLSCAPALTVAETAGGLPEALAGLPDPRARRGVRHRLTVVVTAAVCAVVAGYRSYAAIAEWVADVPATTALALGMPADRRPSEAMIRRLLQAMDPQLLTAAISVWLAGRATATTSTAGRAIAVDGKTLRGSRTTDTPARHVMTACDQATGVVLASIDVDGKTNEITRFAPLLDQISDLRDTVITADALHCQREHVDYLAERGAHWILTVKGNQPHLHAQLTALPWRAVPDATRDTDRGHGRREIRSCKILTISTGIDFPHAAQAIQIRRRRRRLDQPKRFTTETVYAITDLRVHQAKPAQLAAWTREHWSIENKVHWVRDVTYDEDRSQIRTGTGPEVMAALRNAAIGALRTAGVTNIAAANRHHARDSIRPLALLGIT; this is translated from the coding sequence ATGCCCGCGCTGCCATCATCGCTGATCTCGTCCCTGTCCTGCGCACCGGCTCTGACCGTTGCCGAAACCGCTGGTGGGCTGCCCGAAGCGCTCGCTGGTCTGCCTGATCCACGGGCCCGGCGAGGTGTCCGGCATCGGCTGACGGTCGTGGTCACCGCAGCCGTGTGTGCTGTGGTCGCCGGCTACCGCTCGTACGCCGCGATCGCCGAATGGGTCGCCGACGTGCCGGCCACGACGGCTCTCGCCCTGGGCATGCCTGCCGACCGGCGCCCGTCGGAGGCGATGATCCGCCGGCTGTTACAGGCCATGGACCCGCAGCTACTGACCGCGGCGATCAGTGTCTGGCTCGCCGGCCGGGCCACCGCCACCACCTCAACGGCCGGCCGGGCGATCGCCGTCGACGGCAAGACCCTGCGCGGCTCCCGCACCACCGACACCCCTGCCCGGCACGTGATGACCGCCTGCGACCAGGCCACCGGTGTGGTCCTGGCCAGCATCGACGTCGACGGCAAGACCAACGAGATCACCCGGTTCGCGCCGCTGCTCGACCAGATCAGCGACCTGCGCGACACGGTGATCACCGCCGACGCCCTGCACTGCCAACGCGAGCATGTCGACTACCTCGCCGAGCGCGGCGCGCACTGGATCCTGACCGTCAAAGGCAACCAACCCCACCTGCACGCCCAGCTCACCGCACTGCCCTGGCGGGCAGTCCCCGACGCCACCCGCGACACCGACCGCGGACACGGCCGCCGCGAGATCCGCAGCTGCAAGATCCTGACGATCTCCACCGGCATCGACTTCCCGCACGCCGCCCAAGCCATCCAGATCCGCCGCCGCAGACGCCGCCTCGACCAGCCGAAACGCTTCACCACCGAGACCGTCTACGCCATCACCGACCTCCGCGTCCACCAGGCAAAACCAGCACAACTGGCAGCGTGGACCCGCGAGCACTGGTCGATCGAGAACAAGGTCCACTGGGTCCGCGACGTCACCTACGACGAGGACCGCAGCCAGATCCGCACCGGCACCGGACCCGAGGTCATGGCCGCTCTACGCAACGCCGCGATCGGCGCACTCCGCACCGCTGGCGTCACCAACATCGCCGCCGCCAACCGGCATCACGCCCGCGACAGCATCCGCCCGCTGGCACTGCTCGGCATCACCTGA